Proteins co-encoded in one Aspergillus flavus chromosome 2, complete sequence genomic window:
- a CDS encoding 3-ketoacyl-CoA thiolase peroxisomal A precursor (acetyl-coa c-acyltransferase) — MSSAQQRLTQVASHFTPGGKKGVAAITEKHPDDIVVTCALRSALTKGGKGGFKDTAAADILAGIFKGVIEKSGIDPNVVEDVAVGSVLAPGGGATEFRAAALVAGFPETTAVKSLNRQCSSGLQAIVDIANAIKSGMIEVGIGAGVESMSSQYGPGAVTEFSDLLENHQESANCKVPMGVLSENMAKDRGISRAVQDAFAASSYQKAVKAQKAGLFNEEIYPLQVKWTDPKSGEEKTITVKADDGIRDGITAESLGKIRPAFAKDGSIHAGNASQISDGAAAVLLMKRSTAERLGQKIIGKYVAASVVGVKPLLMGIGPWKAIPVALEKAGITKDDVDIYEINEAFASQCVWCVNELGLPQEKINPKGGAIAFGHPLGCTGSRQISTLLTELKRTDKKIGVTSMCVGTGMGMAAVWVRE, encoded by the exons ATGTCTTCTG CTCAGCAGCGTCTTACCCAGGTGGCTTCTCACTTCACCCCTGGTGGCAAGAAGGGCGTCGCCGCCATCACCGAGAAGCACCCCGATGACATTGTCGTGACTTGTGCCCTTCGTTCTGCCCTCACCAAGGGTGGAAAGGGTGGCTTCAAGGATACCGCGGCTGCTGATATCCTGGCTGGCATTTTCAAGGGTGTTATTGAGAAGAGTGGCATCGACCCCAACGTCGTCGAGGATGTTGCCGTCGGCTCCGTCCTTGCCCCTGGTGGCGGTGCCACCGAGTTCCGTGCTGCTGCTCTGGTTGCTGGTTTCCCCGAGACTACTGCTGTCAAGAGCTTGAACCGTCAGTGCTCCAGTGGTCTCCAGGCCATCGTTGACATTGCCAATGCTATCAAGTCCGGCATGATTGAAGTTGGTATTGGTGCTGGTGTGGAGAGCATGTCCTCTCAGTATGG TCCTGGTGCTGTCACTGAATTCTCAGACCTCCTCGAGAACCACCAAGAGTCTGCCAACTGCAAGGTTCCCATGGGTGTTCTGTCGGAGAACATGGCTAAGGACCGTGGCATTTCTCGTGCTGTCCAAGATGCTTTCGCCGCCTCATCCTACCAGAAGGCGGTTAAGGCTCAGAAGGCTGGTCTCTTTAACGAGGAGATCTATCCTCTTCAGGTGAAGTGGACTGACCCCAAGTCTGGCGAGGAGAAGACCATTACCGTGAAGGCCGATGATGGTATCCGTGACGGTATCACCGCTGAATCCCTGGGCAAGATTCGCCCTGCTTTCGCCAAGGATGGCTCCATTCATGCTGGCAATGCCTCCCAGATCTCCGACGGTGCCGCTGCTGTTTTGTTAATGAAGCGTTCCACTGCTGAGCGCCTCGGTCAGAAGATCATCGGCAAGTACGTCGCCGCTAGCGTTGTGGGTGTTAAGCCCCTGCTCATGGGCATCGGCCCCTGGAAGGCCATCCCCGTGGCCCTTGAGAAGGCTGGCATCACCAAGGATGACGTTGATATCTACGAGATCAATGAGGCCTTTGCCTCTCAGTGCGTGTGGTGTGTCAATGAACTTGGACTACCTCAAGAGAAGATCAACCCTAAGGGAGGTGCCATTGCATTCGGACACCCTCTTGGCTGCACCGGTTCTCGTCAGATCAGCACCCTGCTGACAGAGCTGAAGCGCACTGACAAGAAGATCGGTGTCACTAGCATGTGTGTTGGCACTGGTATGGGTATGGCTGCCGTTTGGGTTCGCGAATAA
- a CDS encoding DlpA domain protein, which yields MDSIPRILSRTLPHLRTTTPRLSCRGITAPSISTAKRNMSTSIEQKLDVLRNYSACDVSDALLKLQKLPEGTTARAGHIADFVPFSPTIGRNENTPKVIAPASTFKFVPKSDPVPSTESVETHGFPAGTHWVDFAEPGTVAVIEQPEGQHCAVLGGIMAVRMKYLGVKGALVNGRVRDLSEIRECQLPVWARATSTVGTAAEAKPGARNVPVSLGGVTVSPGDIIFCDPLEGVVAIPRELLDQVLDLMPKLVAMDDKVKEAVLQGSNVFDAFKKFRTKI from the exons ATGGACTCCATCCCCAGGATCCTCTCCAGAACTCTCCCCCACCTCAGGACGACTACTCCCCGATTATCTTGTAGAGGAATTACCGCACCCTCCATCTCAACTGCCAAACGCAACATGTCAACATCAATCGAACAAAAGCTGGACGTTCTGCGGAACTACTCTGCAtgtgat GTATCAGATGCGCTACTCAAGCTACAAAAACTTCCCGAGGGAACCACAGCTCGTGCTGGCCATATAGCTGATTTCG TCCCCTTCTCACCAACCATCGGTCGTAACGAAAACACCCCCAAAGTCATTGCCCCGGCGTCAACATTCAAGTTCGTCCCCAAATCAGATCCCGTCCCGTCCACCGAGTCGGTAGAGACCCATGGTTTCCCCGCGGGGACGCACTGGGTCGACTTTGCAGAGCCCGGGACCGTGGCTGTGATTGAGCAGCCTGAGGGGCAGCACTGCGCCGTCCTGGGTGGGATTATGGCGGTCCGGATGAAGTATCTCGGAGTCAAAGGGGCCTTAGTGAACGGGCGCGTGCGAGATCTAAGTGAGATTAGGGAGTGTCAGCTTCCG GTTTGGGCTCGTGCTACTTCTACGGTTGGAACCGCCGCGGAGGCTAAACCGGGGGCTCGGAATGTGCCTGTTTCCCTTGGTGGTGTGACGGTGTCTCCG GGTGATATTATTTTCTGTGATCCGCTGGAAGGCGTGGTTGCTATTCCGCgcgagcttcttgatcaagTGCTCGATCTGATGCCTAAATTGGTTGCCATGGATGATAAAGTCAAGGAGGCTGTGCTTCAGGGGTCGAATGTCTTTGATGCCTTCAAGAAGTTCAGAACTAAAATTTAG
- a CDS encoding putative N-acetyltransferase family protein (TPA: arylamine N-acetyltransferase 2), with translation MASPSQIYNSEQLELYLERIGYADSVNATLDNTTGRLDHVLQSIQQDRLATLTKLQRRHLASIPWGNSALHYSQHQSISTHPACIFDKLVVRRLDGYCMENTNLFYMVLRCLGYNVYPTGGRVSQAVAGGNQTPGSELYMSLGHMVLIVIIDDQRYMVDVGFGNFGPTSPLPLKEDGAVAVCMAPAEMRLVKDTPIEFIDRSQKLWIYQIRYNPESNWIPQYSFSEVEFLPQDFAAMNYSTSHRPTSWFVQALVCTRVIMDETGIEPVGIYILSGKEVKKRLRGETETVAIFEKEEDRVNALAKWFDMHFLEHEIEGVRGLVSQIK, from the exons ATGGCTTCCCCATCCCAGATATACAACTCCGAACAGCTGGAACTCTATCTGGAGCGAATCGGATATGCCGACTCGGTCAACGCCACGCTAGACAACACCACAGGTAGGCTTGACCATGTCTTACAATCGATCCAGCAGGATCGCCTGGCGACCCTGACAAAGTTGCAACGACGGCATTTGGCCTCCATCCCATGGGGAAACTCGGCCTTGCATTACTCGCAGCACCAATCCATTTCTACCCACCCCGCGTGTATATTTGATAAATTAGTCGTGCGCCGCCTGGACGGGTATTGTATGGAAAATACCAACTTGTTCTATATGGTGCTACGGTGTCTGGGATATAATGTTTATCCAACTGGTGGACGGGTGAGCCAAGCCGTGGCCGGTGGAAACCAGACTCCCGGTAGTGAGTTGTATATGAGTTT GGGACATATGGTTCTCATTGTGATTATCGATGATCAAAGATATATG GTTGACGTCGGGTTCGGCAACTTTGGTCCTACAAGTCCATTGCCGCTCAAAGAAGATGGCGCCGTCGCTGTATGCATGGCGCCGGCTGAGATGCGTCTAGTCAAAGATACGCCCATCGAATTCATTGATAGAAGTCAGAAGCTCTGGATTTACCAGATCAGATACAATCCGGAAAGTAACTGGATACCGCAGTACTCGTTTTCCGAGGTGGAGTTTCTACCGCAGGATTTTGCCGCTATGAACTACTCTACTAGTCACCGGCCGACTAGTTGGTTCGTGCAGGCTTTGGTGTGTACACGGGTCATCATGGATGAGACAGGGATTGAGCCGGTAGGCATCTATATCCTGTCcgggaaggaggtgaagaagagaCTGCGTGGGGAGACAGAGACGGTGGCAATtttcgaaaaagaagaggataggGTCAACGCTCTGGCGAAGTGGTTTGATATGCACTTCCTCGAGCACGAAATTGAGGGGGTTCGGGGCTTAGTATCTCAGATTAAATAG